From the genome of Trypanosoma brucei brucei TREU927 chromosome 11 chr11_scaffold01 genomic scaffold, whole genome shotgun sequence:
CAAGTATGCTGGACAAAGCATTCCTTCCCGCTTCCGAGATTAATACCACCCCTCGAGCCCTCAAATTATTCCTCACACCCCGCTTCGTGACCAACAGCATCTCCCACTCGTAACAATAGCACCTTACTCGTCCAAGAGACACCCATCCATGCGACCTCTTACACGAAAGCGAGTTGTTGCCGCCAAATGGTTTAGAATGACTTGGAAGTATGCCAACTTACATGTTTGCGCGCGGAAGCAAGGAAAACTAACGTGGctcagggggggggggtactCGAAGACAAAAATATCAGGAAAAACTCAGATGATGCAAAAGTGTGTGGACCAACAGTattaaataaaaggaagagagaaagtgtGGCTGTATCAATCCTCTCCCCGTTGCAGAAACCGAGTGAGGGTTAACAACAAtagcagagagagagagagccaCCTAGCTTTTCAGCAGCTGCTCCTCCGCATGTGCCCAGTTTACCACGTTCCAAAATGTTTGCACGTAGGCCGGACGGTCATTCTTGTAATCAATATAGTAAGCATGCTCCCAAACATCGCAGGCGAGAATCGGCTTGAGATCCGCTTCAGTCAGTGGGCAACCGGCGTCATGCGTTTGAAATACTTTCAGTTTTTTTGTGGTGGTGTCCTGCACAAGCCACGCCCAACCAGAGCCGAAGTGGCCCACCGCCGCATTAGTGAACTCCTCCTTGAATCTGGCGAAGCTGCCGAATGAGTCGGCGATGGCGTCCGCGAGTTTACCGCTGGGCTCCCCGCCGCCGTTGGGAGATATGCTCTCCCAGTAGAAGTCGTGGTTAAATATTTGCGCCGCAAGGTTGAAGATGGGGCCTTTTTCTGTTCGGATGATTTCCTCAACACTCTTCGCCGCGACAGCTGCATTGCACGCTGCGACCGCATTCAATTTCGTCACATAACCCATGTGATGCTTGTCATAGTGAAACGTCACCTGTTCCTTCGATATGCCCTTTGCGGCTAATCCATCGTACCCCCACGGAAGTGGTGGAATGCTGAAGGTCATTGTATGATTTTAGCGTCAAGAAAACGGGGTGTCCTCTGACTTGTTTTGTCAGCCTCTGTCAATCAATTTTCCAGATAAGTACTTTCCGGTATTCAGGTGTGACTCCTCTTTGCTAACACTCAACACTAGTACTACCTTAAAAGAATTGTCTTTGCTTCCTATTTCACTTTGAGGTCGTATTCCAACTGCAACATATGGGGATAGagtgagaaacaaaaggagttGTGCCAAAACTGAATGACGCGCAGTTTAATCGAAAGAGTAGTTGGAACCATTCAACTTACATGACAAGCAAAATGCCAACCACCTAGGGTCAGACACCTGCTCTCACTAAGATGAGGTATACCAAACATGAGGGTATAAAACATACCATGCCCCTACATACGCCCGTACGCTACAAATTATACGCTGAATGTACACCCGTCACTCATCGCACAACTGTGAAACATAGCGCTCAAGTTCCTCCAGCGAGCTTCCTGGCTGAAGCTTCACGCATGGGAGTCCGGCACGATTGCACACAACCTTGGTGTAATTCCACCGTATAGGTCCAAGTGACGACTGAATCATTTGAAACAGAGGGTGTGTATTCGGCCCCTTCAGGTTAACTTTATCAAACACAGGAAAGTTAATTCCATTACGAGCCACCCAACAGCAAATCTCATCCCTCTTCTTCGGCTCTTGATTTCCAAATTGAGAGCACGGAAAGGCTAAGACAGTGAAACTTCGTGAGGCCCATTTTTGCTGAACGTGTATAAGGTGTTGAATGTTTGAAGATGTAAAAGAGCAGAGGGACGCAGTGTTAACAAGAACCGTTACACAACCAGCATACTTGGACAGCATCACTGCGTTACCGTCCATTAGAACCGAGTGAGAAAAAATGGCGCCGCCATTCATAGGGCACGACTCGTTTAAAAGTACTTTACgtaacaaagaagaagagggaaaagaaagcagtcGGGTCACCGTTACTAATTCAACTGATAGTCATACGGGATTGAAGTTAAAAGCGTCGTATTGAAGGTGAAATGCAACAGCAGGCTAAACCTTTACACTTGAAAACACACGAACGGATGCGGGAGTCCTGGATTCAAGAAATAAGCAAACAatcggctgctgctttgttgTTCCTGTCTTTTTCCTCACCACTTGGAAAGTCAgctgaaggaaacaaaagcagcaaaaactCACGACAGCATGCGGAACTTCTTCAGAGATGGAGACATTTGGTTCATCCCATCGCGGTAAAACCTCCACCAGAAGCGAAAAAAATGTGATTGGCTTTGCATTCATCCTTCACAATCACCTCTTCACCGCGGGCTGCTGTGTGTGGCTATGATATTTATCCACGGCCTCCTTTACTGCCTCAGTGAAGGCAGGTATGCGAATAGGTTGCCCGATGCCTCCTTCATCAATTATGTTAAACGGGTTTTTCACTACGTACTCCACATACAGTGAGTGCAACTGGCGAAAGAGCGCATTACACTCATAGGTGTGGTGGTCGGAAACGAGAACGAACTTTACAAGAGATGGGGTCTCGTAAATGTGTACATTGTGCTCCGCGAACTCCAGTAGCGTCATCCCAGCACTATCCACAGGGTTGGCGTTCGGCGTTAATTCCTGCGACATACCGAAGGTGGAGAAGAGGATGCTAGACATTGTGAGTTGTAGATCAGGCTTTGCTCCAAGCTCTCCAATACTGTTCTGCGCGGTGAAACTGGACTTAGCAATGAGCTGACCTGACTGGTTTATGATCCAGAGCAAGTGAACTGTCATGGCTTGTGTGGAGAAAGGGTCAGTTACCGAGATATTCTAACGTTTCTTACAACCCCGGCCCTTCCAGCTCCTTGGTTTGATCCAAATAAACGGaaaattcacaaaaaaaaggcaaagaaatTTATGCATATACTTATTTAGAATAGCCGTTATAGTTGCTGctaatgtatatatatatatatcgatgGTAAAGAGAAACCACGAACAAGCACCAtcacgaaaagaaacatgtgaTTAATTAAATACGTATTAGTTTAgtgcaaaaagaaactattttctttgagCTGACTTAAAACGAACCGCTAAAAAAGCTCGCGCTCGTAAGGGAATCACGCACGAGAAGCAGTTTTTCACTGCGACTGTTACCCGTCCATGCTTTCAGCCACCTGCACAATACCAATACCCACCAATTCAACTATACCAAGACCTCAGCGCAGAGGGTATTGTTAGCgtaataaagaaggaaaggttcaccccctttactttttcacCTTGGGTACTCGTGTGGAGACAGGTTACTCACTCCCACGGTGGCAGTCCATCGTCGACCTCCCCTACCTTAGCGCCCTCTGAAATGCCACGTGGTAAAGGACTTGCGGTACACAGAACTGGCTCCCAAATGGTATTAATGGTTCCCCTCACTGCGTCTCTACCCGCGGCAGTGGCCCATACATACACAGTGATCACATTTTGCCGCTTATCTTCACCCTTCCCCGCACGGTCATCACCTTCGTCATCCTCCCAAGGTTCGCCTTCTTCCAGAGTGAGGCAGCGCGACGAAATGTCAAGAGCTAAAAGACCTCTCGACTTTGGACGGCTTGCAATCCATACCTCCCCTTGAACCCACAAAACCACAGCATGGCGGTAACATTCATCTAACCCCGCAACTTCCAGCAACCTCGCCAGACGCGATGGCTCAACTGGACGACCAGTGCAGGTGACGGTTATCTCGTGCAGCGAAGATTCATCATACGACGTCTGATCACCAccgtccccttcctttccaatGGGTGGCGTTTCGATAGGGCGCCGCGAAACAATGCCAGCGCAGAGCATAAGTTCACCGTTCAGTTCATGTGCAAGCTGCAGCAGACCCCACATCTCCGACGTGAACTTCTGCTGATCTTCCTCTGCGGTCACAAGCACATCCGATAGCATTATACTATAGATGAAGGCAGAGGCCGAATCGGCTCCATCGTCGGCTCCCTGAAGGATCATTTCACTCACAcctgaaaaaagaagagtcaCCAACCGTGGCCGAGCTCCCTTCTCGGACCAGTACGTCAACTGTTCCTCGGAAAAAACATTCACGTCTACATCACACTGAAGGCAAAGGACGAGAGTAGTTTTCCCCGCCTGCATCGTCTCCCGAGCACCCTGGAGGATTTCGCAACGAGGGGTTTCGTTCCCTACACGTAACACACATTCAGTGAGATGCTCCCGAGCCACTTGCATGGATTGCCCTGAGGTGTCACCAGGGGAACAAACAACCAACAGCTCGAGCCCTTCTAACGGCCTCCTCATTCCCGAAGCCGGTTCCACCTCAGATGTTCTCCTGCCTGCCACACCCAAAACATCGTCTCCAAATACGCCAAGCCCCTTTAGAGGAATATATAGCCCAACATCGTAGGCACTGCGAACGGCGCATTGCAACTGCTGCACTATCTTCCTATCTGCACACGACTGCAACATCCTAAGTGCTCTTGTGTAGCCAAACCAGTCATACGGTTCATTGAAgtcctcctcatcctccacGGCATCACCCGCACCCTCTGCAGGTGGTGTCACTGCCAGGGCAACATACATCATCCTACTGGTGGTTATTCCCGTATCCGCGTCCTTCTCATAGACACACGTCGGTGGAATATAACTTGGCAAGTAGAAATTATCTGGGCTGATATCACAGTGCTCACAGAGGGCACGCTCCGCACACTCCATCGAGGATTCCTCCGAGGATGTGTGAAGCAAGTAAGGCAGCCGCACTCCCTCGTATTCTTCATCCAAACTACGTACAAGCACGCATTTTCGACCGCGAACAAGTAAAGCACCATACGCATGGGCCACCTCAGACACGTTGTATGCAGGCACCTGGGCCATTGAACACACCGTCATTGAGCGTCGTTCTTGATTCTTTGTGAGAAACACGGCACTCGTCACCTGCAGCGAGGTGCGGCCCTGCTCATCCCGTTTAACGAAGGACCGAAGACGAACTGCCACGCCTTTGATAGACTTGTGTACGGATGACGTGCCACTACTGGAACACTTGAGCACCTCATGCATCCCTGTAACGTACACCCGACCTTGCGTCGTGCCCAACGTCGTCGCCGCTGCATCCATGATGCGCCCTTCGACGACAACGCAGGTAGAACGTTTACAGTTCGGCAGAGACATGAGTCCAAATACCTCTTCCGAGGTTCCCACCCCTCTGCAAACTGGTGGAAACTCACTTTTCCCCAAACCCCGCTCATGGTCTCCGCATTCATattcttcttcatcctcgCACTCTTCCCCATCATCGCTTTCCAGGGGACTGCTTCCCATGTCTTCTTCACCGCAACCTGAAGATGACAGAGGGCTGAGTGTCACCTGCTGCTCTGTTCGTTTCGTAACGGCGCTCAGAACAAAGTCAATGCGATAAACACGTGGGGCACTGTGCCGGGTCTCAAGAGCCACCTTCGTCCCATCAGCACTGATACCCGCTTCCC
Proteins encoded in this window:
- a CDS encoding iron superoxide dismutase, translating into MTFSIPPLPWGYDGLAAKGISKEQVTFHYDKHHMGYVTKLNAVAACNAAVAAKSVEEIIRTEKGPIFNLAAQIFNHDFYWESISPNGGGEPSGKLADAIADSFGSFARFKEEFTNAAVGHFGSGWAWLVQDTTTKKLKVFQTHDAGCPLTEADLKPILACDVWEHAYYIDYKNDRPAYVQTFWNVVNWAHAEEQLLKS
- a CDS encoding glutathione peroxidase, putative, giving the protein MNGGAIFSHSVLMDGNAVMLSKYAGCVTVLVNTASLCSFTSSNIQHLIHVQQKWASRSFTVLAFPCSQFGNQEPKKRDEICCWVARNGINFPVFDKVNLKGPNTHPLFQMIQSSLGPIRWNYTKVVCNRAGLPCVKLQPGSSLEELERYVSQLCDE